NNNNNNNNNNNNNNNNNNNNNNNNNNNNNNNNNNNNNNNNNNNNNNNNNNNNNNNNNNNNNNNNNNNNNNNNNNNNNNNNNNNNNNNNNNNNNNNNNNNNNNNNNNNNNNNNNNNNNNNNNNNNNNNNNNNNNNNNNNNNNNNNNNNNNNNNNNNNNNNNNNNNNNNNNNNNNNNNNNNNNNNNNNNNNNNNNNNNNNNNNNNNNNNNNNNNNNNNNNNNNNNNNNNNNNNNNNNNNNNNNNNNNNNNNNNNNNNNNNNNNNNNNNNNNNNNNNNNNNNNNNNNNNNNNNNNNNNNNNNNNNNNNNNNNNNNNNNNNNNNNNNNNNNNNNNNNNNNNNNNNNNNNNNNNNNNNNNNNNNNNNNNNNNNNNNNNNNNNNNNNNNNNNNNNNNNNNNNNNNNNNNNNNNNNNNNNNNNNNNNNNNNatatatatatatatatatatatatatatatatatatatattgtgaatTTAGATGGTTTTGTGGGGTAATAGGATATTCATAAACTTTaaagtgtctttttaaaaattctaaacaactctaataatgaatttatgttttttcttgttctttttaatGTTATAAAACATTTCGATTAATGtttctaattatatatatgagcATGTCGTGGATCCATATTgtaaacaataaaattcgcgtcgagaaaacaataatcaagaacggaaaattatagcaacagtcaattttattatttcaaatgcgagtgttacaatctctataattcctctgaatttgccttttcaaatataaattcaagggctttaaagcctgttcttgaatctatgatgaacttgaaatagaactttatcttgatcttgacttttatttgaactcaagggcttcgagcttgttcttgaattcggtggtcttgatcttgatcgttcttgaacttgaatgcttaaattcttaaacttgtagctttgtagagaattaaatggtGTTTGTACCACGGAGTTTCTGTAGCTtcttgtttaaaattttatgtctcttttctgaattatgaggacccctatttatagttttagaatagaggagttgcgattggaataggattccgttcagccaatcagatttaagtgacatgacaTATGAGATTTATGGAGCaggcttgtcatctttgacacatgtcatgattctattgattttcttatttgacttggcatgccacattATTTGCACACGTGGCGCCAAGATGGGCTCTAGGATAAGATGGGATTGAgtttaacaaattgggttcatccaatgtaacccaaatcaattaatttagactttaattaaatccatatttaaggacttaaatatttaagtcaattatatcaatccacaatatttatttggattaatatatttataaatttaatataatccaaattattttataaatttatatttaataaattttaaatgattacacaTATATAAGAGGAGGGAAAGcgaggagaagaaaaaaaagaatatttggtGAGATTTTTGTATGTTATCACTATTCCACTTGTTGACTCGCAGGTATATGAATGTGAGTGAATGAtacaaattatgaaatttgttaCAAATTATAAGATTTgttgtataaaattaatgataGAAAATTGTgtgtttataaattattttattattgataaagtttatatttttagtttaaattcttatttaatacagagatatatcatatttttatcggttaaatatataaataagtcatacaaaccgaaacaaataaaatatgacttATGAGTTGTATCTGCCTGACGCGTAATAATAGAGTTGCAACGGTTCGACTTCATCAAATTTTATCTATTACTTGGTGCATGAAACAAAATTGTCGTACACATAATTAGTAACTAGCGCTAAAGTTTAATGTGTAGCTAGcgtttaatcataaattttaaaataaattattttaagataattatatgttcataaaattttatcttatttaaaaatagaatagacaaattatttttgaaatttacgctcacaaaacttcaaaatttatggGTAAACGGAAAGGTAATGTCCTGGTGAAATGAATGAGAAGTATGTAGAAAGTCGGAAGTTGGAGATAAATATGGGAAAACATGGGAATCCAACAGAGTACGATTTTTTTTCCCTGAATAGTGCATACATTCACTTTATTAAATTCTATCGCCTGCTAGACGCCAACTAATTTCAGAcctttgattgaatttttttctatagAGTTAATAAATGACACTGCAGCTTCCTGTTGCTCACTAACTAGCTACAACTTTAGCCCCAATCAACATTCTAATTCAATCTAACATCTTAACACTAGTACTAATTTGAAGTTAATgtatgttaaaatttaaatgatttgtCTTAATTAGCGTGAAAGGAGAAATTAAACCGTTATCATTAAAACTAATTACATTAACTTTGACTAGTAACTCAACATTAAGAGACGCTGGGTCACGCTCTCTTCAGCTCCTGACCCCAATATAAATAATTCTCACTTCACACTTTTTCTAAGAGAAAAGAAAGGCAGAGACAAAAAGAATGGGAAAAAGTTTGAAGCTTCGGTTCTCCAGAGTTATTGCTTCTTTCAATTCCTGCCGTTCGAAAAACCCTTCTTCTCTTCCCCAAACTCCTAATTTCTTCCCACATAAGCTCACTAGTACAAAACACATTTCCCCCGATTTCCCTCTTATTGATCAAAATCACCGTAATTACGTGCCAGAATCCACGATGATCTCCGTTGGCTGTAGATCAGAGTTCAAGtgggagaaagaagagaagttTCACGTGGTTTCTAGTTCCTTCGTGTCTGAAGAAGAATGTGAAGAGGAGATCAATTTGGACTTACGACCTCCTCTTACACCTCCGCGATTCAGTAGAATTGTTgttgagaagaagaagaagaaacaacagCGAGTTAAAAAAACGAAAACAAAAAGTAGAATCATCCGAATGAGTACTTCCTCAGCTGATGAGTACAGCGGGATATTAAGCGGTACTAATACTGATTGGGATAATAACGAAGAGGAAACTGAAACTTTAGTTTCATCTTCCAGAAGCTGTTACGATTTCTCAAGCGATGACTCATCTACTGATTTCAACCCTCACTTAGAAACCATATGTGAGACCACTACAATTAGGCGTCGTCACAAGAGAAATGCCACCACCAAGAGGAGATCACTCAAGCAATCCAGACCAAGTTTCTCCTCTTCAAAAGGTAAAAGTATTGTTTGTGCGATCAAATCatttaaaagtttcaaatttaaagataatttttcaGTAACATTCATAAGTATTGCTTTTCACGCGTGGAATTTGGAGAGGATAGAGTAAAC
This window of the Solanum pennellii chromosome 2, SPENNV200 genome carries:
- the LOC107010546 gene encoding transcription repressor OFP7-like, whose product is MGKSLKLRFSRVIASFNSCRSKNPSSLPQTPNFFPHKLTSTKHISPDFPLIDQNHRNYVPESTMISVGCRSEFKWEKEEKFHVVSSSFVSEEECEEEINLDLRPPLTPPRFSRIVVEKKKKKQQRVKKTKTKSRIIRMSTSSADEYSGILSGTNTDWDNNEEETETLVSSSRSCYDFSSDDSSTDFNPHLETICETTTIRRRHKRNATTKRRSLKQSRPSFSSSKGRRSSVSTSSDSELPARLSVFKKLIPCSVDGKVKESFAIVKKSQDPYEDFKRSMMEMILEKEMFEKNELEQLLQCFLSLNGKHYHGVIVEAFSDIWETLFLGNNDRVRRMSIHDPTPTYCR